One Desulfovibrio sp. X2 DNA segment encodes these proteins:
- a CDS encoding complex I subunit 5 family protein, with protein sequence MLNVAVVSVVTPLLGAFACVVSHWLTGRSREHWIAMTALSISAVTSLYMLIAVLTHGAQTYLIGDWSPPWGIVYVTDPFNAALICLLAWGSLLNLMGVRREITERFPDKTQAFYALYLLCTAGHLGIVSTGDAFNLYVLVEISALSGYALLSMGTGRSQLTSLNYLLMGSVGASFYLLGIGFLYMKTGTLNMADMHHLLEPLVHTPVVLAALAIIIVGLAVKMALFPFHSWLPGAYGEATPVAASLIAPMTTKVMAYALIRITLAVLPPSLMASVPAFSEIMVWTATAAIVVGGVMALAQRELRRMLCFILVAEVGYMAGGIFIGNHTALTGAVLHVFADAAMTLCVFMAMANISRRRGTLRFENLRGLFGAMPWTMTAFTAGALSMIGVPPFCGFFSKWYLVKGAMEAGQWPFVVALILSSLVNALLFFRVFELAFFERGCEECSDVRWTRLAPLAVVAAALPLIGLATGPIVQRVITPLFTLAS encoded by the coding sequence ATGTTGAACGTCGCGGTCGTCAGCGTCGTCACCCCGCTGCTCGGGGCCTTCGCCTGCGTTGTCAGCCACTGGCTCACGGGCCGCTCGCGCGAGCACTGGATCGCCATGACGGCGCTCTCCATCTCCGCGGTCACGAGCCTGTACATGCTCATCGCCGTGCTCACCCACGGCGCGCAGACCTACCTCATCGGCGACTGGTCGCCGCCCTGGGGCATCGTCTACGTCACCGATCCCTTCAACGCCGCGCTCATCTGCCTGCTGGCCTGGGGATCGCTCCTGAACCTCATGGGCGTGCGCCGCGAGATCACCGAGCGCTTCCCGGACAAGACCCAGGCCTTCTACGCCCTGTACCTCCTGTGCACGGCCGGGCACCTGGGCATCGTCTCCACGGGCGACGCCTTCAACCTCTACGTCCTGGTCGAGATCTCGGCCCTGTCCGGCTACGCCCTGCTCTCCATGGGCACGGGCCGCTCGCAGCTCACGAGCCTCAACTACCTGCTCATGGGCTCGGTGGGCGCCTCGTTCTACCTGCTGGGCATCGGCTTTCTGTACATGAAGACCGGCACGCTCAACATGGCGGACATGCACCACCTGCTCGAGCCGCTGGTGCACACGCCGGTCGTCCTGGCGGCCCTGGCCATCATCATCGTCGGCCTGGCCGTGAAGATGGCCCTCTTCCCGTTCCACAGCTGGCTGCCCGGCGCCTACGGCGAGGCCACCCCCGTGGCCGCGAGCCTGATCGCGCCCATGACCACCAAGGTCATGGCTTACGCGCTCATCCGCATCACCCTGGCCGTGCTGCCGCCCTCGCTCATGGCCTCGGTCCCGGCCTTCTCGGAGATCATGGTCTGGACCGCCACGGCGGCCATCGTGGTCGGCGGGGTCATGGCCCTGGCGCAGCGCGAGCTTCGCCGCATGCTCTGCTTCATCCTCGTGGCCGAGGTCGGCTACATGGCGGGCGGCATCTTCATCGGCAACCACACGGCGCTCACCGGCGCGGTGCTGCACGTCTTCGCGGACGCCGCCATGACGCTGTGCGTCTTCATGGCCATGGCCAACATCTCGCGGCGCCGCGGCACGCTCAGGTTCGAGAACCTGCGCGGCCTGTTCGGGGCCATGCCCTGGACCATGACCGCCTTCACGGCAGGCGCCCTGTCCATGATCGGCGTGCCGCCGTTCTGCGGCTTCTTCAGCAAGTGGTACCTGGTCAAGGGAGCCATGGAGGCGGGGCAGTGGCCCTTCGTCGTGGCCCTCATCCTCTCGAGCCTCGTGAACGCCCTGCTCTTCTTCCGCGTCTTCGAACTGGCCTTCTTCGAACGCGGCTGCGAGGAGTGCAGCGACGTGCGCTGGACCCGGCTGGCCCCGCTGGCCGTGGTCGCCGCCGCCCTGCCGCTCATCGGCCTGGCAACCGGCCCCATCGTGCAGCGCGTCATAACCCCGCTCTTCACCCTCGCATCCTGA
- a CDS encoding monovalent cation/H+ antiporter subunit D family protein, whose amino-acid sequence METVASLTPVLAVAASLIAVPTGLSSRSGNLREAWTFLAAGLTFCLVASMVPSVLAGQAPTFTIADVIPGAPIQFRVDALGLLFALVSSFLWIVTEAYAIGYMRGLNEHAQTRFFTFFSLSIFSAVGVAFSANLFTMYLFYELLSFATYPLVTHKQDAESRTSGRKYLTNIVGTSIGLVLPAMIVVASLTGTLDFAHPGGLAGKVGNVWIWILLAMFVFGFAKAALMPFHSWLPAAMVAPTPVSALLHAVAVVKVGAFCILRIVTGVFGVDLLRSIGAGQLLIAAAAVTMILASCIALTQDGLKRRLAYSTVAQLAYIVFGAGLLNAWGLTGGIFHIVAHAFGKITLFFCAGAIYVTTHETKISRMAGIGRRMPLTMLAFFIASLSIIGIPPTAGFLSKWYLLNGCLSDGRWVLACLLVVSSMLNAAYFLPIAYKAFFCTDEEALHSGPVREAPLFCLIPLCLTAVISVALFFYPDIFLELAHRAIGM is encoded by the coding sequence ATGGAAACCGTCGCCTCACTCACTCCCGTACTGGCTGTCGCCGCCTCGCTCATCGCCGTGCCCACGGGGCTTTCCTCGCGCTCGGGCAACCTGCGCGAGGCCTGGACCTTCCTGGCAGCGGGCCTGACCTTCTGCCTGGTGGCCTCCATGGTCCCGAGCGTGCTCGCGGGCCAGGCGCCGACCTTCACCATCGCCGACGTCATCCCGGGCGCGCCCATCCAGTTCCGCGTGGACGCCCTGGGCCTGCTCTTCGCCCTGGTCTCGAGCTTTCTGTGGATCGTCACCGAGGCTTACGCCATCGGCTACATGCGGGGACTGAACGAGCACGCCCAGACGCGCTTCTTCACCTTCTTCTCGCTGTCGATCTTCTCGGCCGTGGGCGTGGCCTTCTCGGCCAACCTGTTCACCATGTACCTCTTCTACGAGCTGCTCTCCTTCGCCACGTACCCGCTGGTCACGCACAAGCAGGACGCGGAGAGCCGCACCTCGGGCCGCAAGTACCTGACGAACATCGTGGGCACCTCCATCGGCCTCGTGCTGCCCGCCATGATCGTGGTGGCCTCGCTGACCGGCACGCTCGACTTCGCCCACCCGGGCGGCCTCGCGGGCAAGGTTGGCAACGTCTGGATCTGGATCCTCCTGGCGATGTTCGTCTTCGGCTTCGCCAAGGCCGCGCTCATGCCCTTCCACTCCTGGCTGCCCGCGGCCATGGTCGCGCCGACCCCGGTCTCCGCGCTGCTGCACGCCGTGGCCGTGGTCAAGGTCGGCGCCTTCTGCATCCTGCGCATCGTCACCGGCGTCTTCGGGGTGGACCTCCTGCGCTCCATCGGCGCGGGGCAGCTGCTCATCGCGGCCGCGGCGGTGACCATGATCCTGGCCTCGTGCATCGCGCTCACGCAGGACGGGCTCAAGCGAAGGCTGGCGTACTCCACCGTGGCCCAGCTGGCCTACATCGTCTTCGGCGCGGGCCTGCTGAACGCCTGGGGGCTCACGGGCGGCATCTTCCACATCGTGGCCCACGCCTTCGGCAAGATCACGCTCTTCTTCTGCGCGGGCGCCATCTACGTGACCACGCACGAGACCAAGATCAGCCGCATGGCGGGCATCGGCCGCCGCATGCCGCTGACCATGCTGGCCTTCTTCATCGCCTCCCTGTCCATCATCGGCATCCCGCCCACGGCGGGCTTCCTCTCCAAGTGGTACCTGCTGAACGGCTGCCTCTCGGACGGCCGATGGGTGCTGGCCTGCCTGCTGGTGGTGAGCTCCATGCTGAACGCGGCCTACTTCCTGCCCATCGCCTACAAGGCCTTCTTCTGCACGGACGAAGAGGCCCTGCACAGCGGACCCGTGCGCGAGGCGCCGCTCTTCTGCCTCATTCCGCTGTGCCTGACCGCGGTCATCTCCGTGGCCCTGTTCTTCTACCCCGACATCTTCCTCGAACTGGCCCACCGGGCGATCGGCATGTAG
- a CDS encoding Na(+)/H(+) antiporter subunit D: MTVSLAPHAPQLIFFVGALLVPFLSGRLRNTVLLILAALALLGVFALPEGSWGHIRLLGYDLTLLRVDRLSRIFGVIFSLNAFAGMLYAFKVDDGRQLGPALFYIASSLGAVFAGDLITLYVFWEIMAVASTFLILARQTDKAQKAAMRYILIHLLGGMVLLLGIIMHITQTGSTDFVRMTEHTAANWLMLIGILVNAAAVPFSSWLSDAYPESTVVGGVILSAYTTKTAVYALIRAYPGWEILIVVGCVMSLYGIVYALLENDMRRILAYSIINQVGFMVTGVGVGTAMALNGAAAHAFCHIIYKALLWMSAGSVLAMTGKSRCTDLGGLWKSMPLTMIFGTVGALAISAFPATSGFVSKSLIIQSTADNHLAWAWMILEIASAGVFLHAGIKFPYFVFFAKDHGLRPKEAPLPMLLAMGLFAFLCIFIGLDPAPLYSLLPFPMTPYVPYTTAKVVGQLQLLMFSALVFFLFLPLLKRTETIALDIDWFYRKGAALLYRGLDVGLNGLNAACARGVSCVTGSLASLFSDLPLRLAGASARFVAGLSGKDAQAREAAAREARSALAASAVPVGAGLLMIFVGLTALLAVVALS; this comes from the coding sequence ATGACCGTTAGCCTCGCGCCCCACGCGCCGCAGCTCATCTTCTTCGTGGGCGCGCTGCTCGTGCCCTTCCTCTCCGGCCGCCTGCGCAACACCGTGCTGCTCATCCTGGCCGCCCTGGCCCTGCTCGGCGTCTTCGCCCTGCCCGAGGGCTCCTGGGGCCACATCCGCCTGCTCGGCTACGACCTGACGCTCCTGCGCGTGGACCGCCTCTCGCGCATCTTCGGCGTGATCTTCTCGCTGAACGCGTTCGCGGGCATGCTCTACGCCTTCAAGGTGGACGACGGCCGCCAGCTCGGCCCGGCGCTCTTCTACATCGCCTCCTCGCTCGGCGCGGTCTTCGCGGGCGACCTGATCACCCTGTACGTCTTCTGGGAGATCATGGCCGTGGCCTCCACCTTCCTGATCCTCGCCCGGCAGACGGACAAGGCCCAGAAGGCGGCCATGCGCTACATCCTGATCCACCTGCTCGGCGGCATGGTCCTGCTGCTCGGCATCATCATGCACATCACGCAGACCGGCTCCACGGACTTCGTGCGCATGACCGAGCACACCGCGGCCAACTGGCTGATGCTCATCGGCATCCTGGTCAACGCCGCGGCCGTGCCCTTCTCCTCCTGGCTCTCCGACGCCTATCCCGAGTCCACGGTGGTCGGCGGCGTGATCCTCTCGGCCTACACCACCAAGACCGCGGTCTACGCGCTCATCCGCGCCTATCCCGGCTGGGAGATCCTGATCGTGGTCGGCTGCGTGATGAGCCTGTACGGCATCGTCTACGCCCTGCTCGAGAACGACATGCGCCGCATCCTGGCCTACTCGATCATCAACCAGGTGGGCTTCATGGTCACCGGCGTGGGCGTGGGCACGGCCATGGCGCTGAACGGCGCGGCCGCGCACGCCTTCTGCCACATCATCTACAAGGCGCTTTTGTGGATGAGCGCGGGCTCGGTGCTGGCCATGACCGGCAAGAGCCGCTGCACGGACCTGGGCGGCCTGTGGAAGTCCATGCCCCTGACCATGATCTTCGGCACCGTGGGCGCGCTGGCCATCTCGGCCTTCCCGGCCACCAGCGGCTTCGTCTCCAAGTCGCTGATCATCCAGAGCACGGCCGACAACCACCTGGCCTGGGCCTGGATGATCCTCGAGATCGCCTCGGCGGGCGTCTTCCTGCACGCGGGCATCAAGTTCCCGTACTTCGTCTTCTTCGCCAAGGACCACGGCCTGCGCCCCAAGGAGGCGCCGCTGCCCATGCTCCTGGCCATGGGCCTGTTCGCCTTCCTGTGCATCTTCATCGGCCTGGACCCGGCGCCGCTCTATTCGCTGCTGCCCTTCCCCATGACCCCGTACGTGCCCTACACCACGGCCAAGGTCGTGGGGCAGCTGCAGCTGCTCATGTTCTCGGCCCTGGTCTTCTTCCTCTTCCTGCCGCTGCTCAAGCGCACCGAGACCATCGCCCTGGACATCGACTGGTTCTACCGCAAGGGCGCCGCGCTCCTGTACAGGGGGCTCGACGTGGGCCTGAACGGCCTGAACGCGGCCTGCGCCCGGGGCGTCTCGTGCGTGACCGGCTCCCTGGCCTCGCTCTTCAGCGACCTGCCCCTGCGCCTCGCCGGGGCCTCGGCCCGCTTCGTGGCCGGGCTCTCGGGCAAGGACGCGCAGGCCCGCGAGGCCGCGGCGAGGGAGGCGCGCAGCGCCCTGGCCGCCTCGGCCGTGCCCGTGGGCGCGGGACTTCTCATGATCTTCGTCGGCCTCACGGCACTGCTGGCCGTGGTGGCCCTGAGCTAG
- a CDS encoding cyclic nucleotide-binding domain-containing protein, producing MSIQLDAKRYQVLQGVPAPLLATLSALATPKAYKAGEVIYTENTAATKFYFLVRGKALFVNEPRPGMTVALGAIKPGLCFGWSAVLASETYTHTVTCAEDTEVLVLEAAALREALLASGSEAFPFLINLLARAVDRLQLRTGQVLCLMRENPDLQTLCGGREED from the coding sequence ATGTCCATCCAACTCGACGCCAAGCGCTACCAGGTCCTGCAGGGCGTTCCCGCTCCGCTGCTGGCCACCCTCTCCGCCCTGGCCACGCCCAAGGCCTACAAGGCCGGAGAGGTCATCTACACCGAGAACACCGCGGCCACGAAATTCTACTTCCTGGTGCGCGGCAAGGCCCTGTTCGTCAACGAGCCGCGCCCGGGCATGACCGTGGCGCTCGGCGCCATCAAGCCGGGGCTGTGCTTCGGCTGGTCCGCCGTGCTCGCCTCGGAGACCTACACGCACACCGTGACCTGCGCCGAGGACACCGAGGTCCTGGTCCTCGAGGCCGCCGCCCTGCGCGAGGCCCTGCTGGCCTCCGGCTCCGAGGCCTTCCCCTTCCTGATCAACCTCCTCGCCCGCGCCGTGGACAGGCTGCAGCTGCGCACGGGCCAGGTCCTCTGCCTGATGCGCGAGAACCCGGACCTGCAGACGCTGTGCGGGGGACGGGAAGAAGACTAG
- a CDS encoding methyl-accepting chemotaxis protein, whose amino-acid sequence MFKDMRLGMKLGLGFGVLVLITCCLGVLAVVNMRAVRAGSERLSAEDVPEVAIANNVERTAFMTMFAMRGYSMSERPAFWKEASERLSEVHAHLDEAAAHAEKYPDLVALKQSVDAAQTRIDEYTALAGQTDALIKELGTDRDDMNSAGATFIQNCNGYLAGQSYKMRELINGQGGPEELLGRLQNISAVNDLIGMGNEIIATNFKAQAMRDAKLMEDVLARFPKIDEQVQQMKAATTDDIAQRQLGAIARSAKDYKEAVAAYLEAWTKRRELDATRDKAASAVLDASRTISLSGIEHAQKVADGAVHSLSSAAKVVVGGLVAAVALGIAIALFLTRAITGPMARGVAYATKVADGDLDQVLDVHQQDEAGQLAAAMSRMVENLKEKIAEAEEQQQAAAAATKEAQGAMSRAQAKEQEVRGLLDTMGSLADQAQSISERMSSASEELAAQVEQVTRGTQEQSERMGETATAMEEMNATVMEVARNAADASTSAEQALGKAREGADVVGQAVSGIGEVHAITRDLQENMVDLGRKAESIGAVMNVISDIADQTNLLALNAAIEAARAGDAGRGFAVVADEVRKLAEKTMGATKEVGESIGSIQQAARQSQEKMQSAAKAVERVTEMAGRSGEALGEIVGLVGGSARQVEGIAAAAEQQSAASEEISRSIEQVGRIVSETAEGMEQSSRAVQEVAVMSGELNQLIVRLKQDGAA is encoded by the coding sequence ATGTTCAAGGATATGCGCCTGGGCATGAAGCTCGGCCTGGGATTCGGCGTGCTCGTGCTCATCACCTGCTGTCTCGGCGTTCTGGCCGTGGTCAACATGCGGGCCGTGCGCGCGGGGAGCGAACGGCTCTCCGCCGAGGACGTGCCCGAGGTGGCCATCGCCAACAACGTGGAGCGCACCGCCTTCATGACCATGTTCGCCATGCGCGGCTACAGCATGAGCGAGCGCCCCGCCTTCTGGAAGGAGGCGAGCGAGCGGCTCTCCGAGGTGCACGCGCACCTGGACGAGGCCGCGGCGCACGCCGAGAAGTATCCGGACCTCGTGGCGCTCAAGCAGAGCGTGGACGCGGCCCAGACGCGGATCGACGAATACACCGCGCTCGCCGGGCAGACCGACGCCCTGATCAAGGAGCTCGGCACCGACCGCGACGACATGAACTCGGCCGGGGCGACCTTCATCCAGAACTGCAACGGCTACCTGGCCGGGCAGAGCTACAAGATGCGCGAGCTCATCAACGGCCAGGGAGGGCCCGAGGAGCTCCTGGGCCGCCTGCAGAACATCTCCGCCGTCAACGACCTGATCGGCATGGGCAACGAGATCATCGCCACCAACTTCAAGGCCCAGGCCATGCGCGACGCCAAGCTCATGGAAGACGTGCTGGCGCGCTTTCCGAAGATCGACGAGCAGGTGCAGCAGATGAAGGCCGCGACCACGGACGACATCGCCCAGCGCCAACTCGGCGCCATCGCGCGCTCGGCCAAGGACTACAAGGAAGCCGTGGCCGCCTACCTCGAGGCCTGGACCAAGCGCCGCGAGCTGGACGCCACGCGCGACAAGGCCGCGAGCGCCGTGCTCGACGCCTCGCGCACGATCTCGCTCTCGGGCATCGAGCACGCGCAGAAGGTGGCCGACGGCGCCGTGCACAGCCTCTCCTCGGCCGCCAAGGTGGTCGTGGGCGGGCTCGTTGCCGCCGTGGCCCTGGGCATCGCCATCGCCCTCTTCCTGACCCGGGCCATCACCGGCCCCATGGCCCGCGGCGTGGCCTACGCCACCAAGGTCGCGGACGGCGACCTGGACCAGGTGCTGGACGTGCACCAGCAGGACGAGGCCGGGCAGCTGGCCGCGGCCATGAGCCGCATGGTGGAGAACCTGAAGGAGAAGATCGCCGAGGCCGAGGAGCAGCAGCAGGCCGCCGCCGCGGCCACGAAGGAGGCCCAGGGCGCCATGTCCCGCGCCCAGGCCAAGGAGCAGGAGGTGCGCGGGCTGCTCGATACCATGGGCAGCCTGGCCGACCAGGCGCAGTCCATCTCCGAGCGCATGTCCTCGGCCAGCGAGGAGCTGGCCGCGCAGGTGGAGCAGGTGACGCGCGGCACGCAGGAGCAGAGCGAGCGCATGGGCGAGACCGCCACGGCCATGGAGGAGATGAACGCCACGGTCATGGAGGTCGCGCGCAACGCGGCCGACGCCTCCACGAGCGCCGAGCAGGCCCTGGGCAAGGCCCGGGAAGGCGCGGACGTGGTGGGCCAGGCCGTGAGCGGCATCGGCGAGGTGCACGCCATCACCCGCGACCTGCAGGAGAACATGGTGGACCTCGGCCGCAAGGCCGAGTCCATCGGCGCGGTCATGAACGTCATCTCGGACATCGCGGACCAGACGAACCTGCTGGCGCTGAACGCGGCCATCGAGGCCGCGCGCGCGGGCGACGCGGGCCGGGGCTTCGCCGTGGTGGCCGACGAGGTCAGAAAGCTCGCGGAGAAGACCATGGGCGCGACCAAGGAGGTCGGCGAGTCCATCGGCTCCATCCAGCAGGCCGCGCGCCAGAGCCAGGAGAAGATGCAGTCCGCGGCCAAGGCCGTGGAGCGCGTCACGGAGATGGCCGGGCGCTCGGGCGAGGCGCTCGGAGAGATCGTGGGGCTCGTGGGCGGCAGCGCCAGGCAGGTCGAGGGCATCGCCGCGGCGGCCGAGCAGCAGTCCGCGGCCAGCGAGGAGATCAGCCGCTCCATCGAGCAGGTGGGCCGCATCGTCTCCGAGACCGCCGAGGGCATGGAACAGTCCTCGCGGGCGGTGCAGGAGGTGGCGGTCATGTCCGGCGAGCTCAACCAGCTCATCGTCCGGCTCAAGCAGGACGGCGCGGCCTAG